Proteins co-encoded in one Caloenas nicobarica isolate bCalNic1 chromosome 19, bCalNic1.hap1, whole genome shotgun sequence genomic window:
- the ORM2 gene encoding alpha-1-acid glycoprotein 2 produces MLPSLTLLLALPLALAAEPPTCAPLVPVTFDNTTIPGLLGHWVYIVGSSKYPPHLAELKAVKHAFFSFSPGSHKDELNVTEIMRMNETCVVRNTSKIHVFWENSTLAHVEGNVISVAQLIRTDKDLLILNHLNNDFPGLSLSARTPNVSKEHLEEFRAQLHCLGFTDDETFFTSEKDACPLPGEKTGEGDTEPHLE; encoded by the exons ATGCTGCCCTCCCTCACCCTCCTCCTGGCGCTGCCGCTCGCCCTCGCCGCCGAGCCCCCCACCTGCGCCCCGCTCGTCCCGGTCACCTTCGACAACACCACCATCCCTGGG CTCCTGGGACATTGGGTCTACATCGTGGGTTCCTCCAAGTACCCGCCTCACCTGGCAGAGCTGAAGGCGGtgaaacatgcatttttttccttctctcctggcAGCCACAAGGACGAGCTCAATGTCACTGAAATCATGAGAAT GAACGAGACGTGCGTGGTGAGGAACACCAGCAAGATCCACGTTTTCTGGGAAAACTCCACTCTGGCACACG TCGAAGGCAACGTGATTTCTGTGGCCCAACTGATTCGAACGGACAAGGACCTGCTGATCCTGAACCACCTCAACAATGACTTCCCGGGTCTGAGCCTCTCTG CGCGGACGCCCAACGTGAGCAAGGAGCACCTGGAGGAGTTCAGAGCCCAGCTGCACTGCCTGGGCTTCACCGATGACGAGACGTTCTTCACGTCCGAAAAG GACGCCTGTCCCCTGCCGGGGGAGAAGACGGGTGAAGGTGACACAGAGCCACACCTGGAGTGA